The Banduia mediterranea genome contains the following window.
GCCGGCAGCTCGCGCAGGTGCTTGGTGGCCCACAGGCCGACGTCGGTGCTGCCGGCAAGAATCGTCGCCTCGGGTTGCTCGATCAGCGCGGCGGCGAGTGTGTCCAGCGTGCGCGGCGCGGCGTAGCCCACCTGTTCGAACGTCGCGTCGCGCTGGATTTGGCGCAGCGCCTGCACACGCGACGATGCCGTGGTTTCCTCACGCGACCAGTGTGTCGGCCCGGGATAGCCGCCCATGCGGCAGCCGGCGTCGATGATCGGCCGGTAGCCGGTGCAGCGACACAGGTTGCCGGACAGGCACTCCACGACCTCGTCGCGCTCGACCGCCGGCTTTTGCAGATACAGCGCGAACAGCGACATCACGAAGCCCGGCGTGCAGAAGCCGCACTGCGAACCGTGCGCATCGACCATCGCCTGTTGCACCGGGTGCAGCCTGCCGTCGGCGGCGCGCAGGCCTTCGACCGTGAGCAGTTCCTTGCCGTCGATCGTCGGCAGGAAGCGGATGCAGGCGTTGATCGCGCGATAGCGCACGGCCGCTTCGGAATCGTCGAGTTCACCGAGCACCACGGTGCAGGCGCCGCAGTCGCCTTCGGCGCAGCCTTCCTTGGTGCCGCTGAGTCCGGCGTGTTCGCGCAGGTATTGCAGTACCGTGGTCGTCGCCGGAAGGCCGTCCACGCAGCGCGTTTCGCCATTGAGGACGAAGCGGACGGACTGATCGGCGGCGACCGGAATCATGGTGTGGGTTTCGGCCTCAACTGCCGCGGTAGGTGGAGTAGCTCCACGGCGAGACCAGCAGCGGCACGTGGTAATGCTGCGTGGGTTCGGCGATGCCGAAGCGCAACACCACCTCATCCAGAAAAGGCGGTTCGGGCAGGGCCGTGCCCTGGGCGCGAAAGTAATCGGCCACGTCGAACACCAGTTCGTAGCGTCCGGCTTCGAAGGCGGCGGCGTCGAGCAGTGGCGCGTCGGCGCGGCCGTCCTTGTTGGTTTGTGCGCGCAGCAGCGAGCGACGTCCGCCGTCCAGGCGGAACAGCTCCAGCGTCAGCGCGGCAGCCGGTCGGCCGCTGGCGGTGTCGAGTACGTGCGTCGTCAGTTTGCCCATGGGATTCACTACGGAGTCCGAGCGCCCGAGCCCGCAAGGGCTGTGCCATCGCCGCAATTGTGGTGCGCCGGCTGTACGCACTGCAACTTTGAAATTGTATGCAATCTTAATATCGGATCGTCGCACATCAATGGCGCAGAGTGTGCGCACTCTTGGCGCATTCCCGTCCGAACAGCACCCGATGGGTGCGGCCGCCGCGGGCGGGAGCCGGTAAAAACGAGGCAAATCGGACCGTCCCGGCAGTGGCACGACCATTGCGACGACGCTCGCCGATAGCCGGTCGAGTTCATGGTGTATGCAAAGACGCAGTGCTTTGCGTACGCCATGCACGAATCAGAGTGGGGACGGGTGGGGACGGTGCCGCTTCATGTTGAAGCCGTCGAGTCGGTGCCAGGATATTGCCCACACCCTGAAACCAGAAATTGTGAGCGCATGAACAGAATGAAGCGGTTGGGTTTGAGCTTGATGAGTCTCGCGGCGGGTCTGCTCGTCGCCGGCAGCGCCTGGGCTGCGGACCCGCTGAAGGTGGCGTTTGTCTACGTGGGGCCGGTCGGCGACGCCGGCTGGACCTATGCGCATGAGCAGGGCCGGCTGGCGCTGGTCGAGGCGCTGGGCGATCAGGTCGACACCACCTATGTCGAAAGCGTGCCGGAAGGCGCGGACGCAGAACGCGTGATCCGCCAGCTGGCGGCGGACGGCAACCAGCTGATCTTCACCACCTCGTTCGGCTACATGACCGCGACCCACAAGGTCGCGCGGATGTTCCCGAAAGTCGCTTTCGAACACGCGACCGGCTTCAAGACCGGGCGCAATGTCGGCGTCTACGAAGCGCGCACCTATGAAGGGGCCTACCTGCTCGGTGTGCTCGCCGGCAGTCTCAGCAAGAGCAACAAGCTGGGTTATGTCGGCTCGTTCCCGATTCCCGAAGTGATTCGCAACATCAATGCGTTCACGCTCGGCGCGCAGAGCGTGAATCCGGACATCAAGACCAAGGTCATCTGGGTCAACACCTGGTACGACCCCGGCAAGGAACGCCAGGCGGCCGAAACCCTGATCGCGCAGGGCGCGGACGTGATGTGTCAGAACACGGATTCGCCCGCCACGCTGCAGGTGGCGCAGGAAAAAGGCGTGTACGCCTGCGGCTGGGATTCGGACATGTCGCGCTTTGCGCCGGACGCGCAGATTTCCGCGGCGATCCTCAACTGGGGGCCGTTCTATATCGAAACCGCGCAATCCGTGATGGACGGCAGCTGGAAGCCCGCTGACATCAAGGGCGGCATCGCCAACGACATGATCCAGATGGCGCCCTTGCTGCCGGCGATCCCGGAGGATGGCGTGGCGGCGTTCGAGGCCAGGAAGGCGGCGTTGGCGGATGGATCGTTCGCGCCGTTCCAGGGGCCGCTGCTGGATCAGGGCGGCAAGCTCAAGGTGGCGGAAGACGATGCACTTTCAAGCGAAGCGCTGATGTCGATGAACTGGTATGTGGCCGGGGTCGAGGGGGCGATCCCCAAATAGCCTTAACGTGAATCACGCGCGCCGTGATGTGCCGACCGCCCCCGCCCGCTTGCGGGAGCGGTGGGTGGGGGGACGGCCATGCCGCAGGCAGATTCATTTCTGCGGGGTGTCGCTTGCGGCATGGCTGTCAGATCGCAGAACTCGCGGGCAGGCGTTGATCGGGCTGTCGCCCGACGCATCGCCGGACCCTCAAAAATTGAGTCACCGCGCGGCGCGTCATTCGCTGATTCGGTAGCCAGGTGTGACTTGGAGGCAGGTATTCGGTAAGCACTGACGCCCCGGAACGAGGTGTCAGCGGCGGTAAGGAGTGGGACCGATGCACGCAGGAGGCGTTGCCGTTGAGGCGCGCCAGTGCAGATGTCACGGAAATGAAGCTGACAAGTCTTTTCAACTATTTTGGGGACGGGAGTCACATGAAGCGTTCAAAGATGGCCTGGAACACACAGGCCCTGGCATTGATGATGTTGGGCGGCAGTCTGGCGGCTCCGGGCACCCTGCTGGCGCAAGACGCCGATGAAGAGGAAAGCTCGACCGAACTGGGTACCACGGTGGTCGAAGGCGAGGTCAACGACCAGCTTGAGATTCTGCCGACCGAGCCGAACGGTTCGGTGTTCGGTTTCAACAAGACGCTGCTCGAGACGCCGCGTTCGGTGACCTCGATCAGCAACGAAATGCTGAATCGTTTCAACCTGACCGAGCTGGATGATCTGGTGGCCCTGAGCCCGGGTTCGTTCACGCAGTCGTTCTTCGGCGTGGCCGGTTCGCTGGATGTGCGCGGTACGCCGGGCGAAGTCTATTTTCGTGGTGTTCGTCGCATCGACAACCCCGGCAACTATCCGACGCCGATCGGCGCCACCGACCGTATCGACATCGTGCGCGGTCCGGCTTCCCCGATCTACGGCCCGTCGAAGATCGGTGGCTACCTGAACTTTATCCCGAAGTCGGCGCGCGCCGACACCGGGCAGTACATGCCCAAGGCCATGGGTGAGCTCAACATCACGCGCGGCAGCTGGGACAAGGACATCCTCACCGCCGAAGTCGGCGGCCCCGGCAAGATCGGCGACAAGGCCTTCGGCTATTACGTCTACGCCGAGACCGAGGATTCCGGGTCCTACTACGAGAATTCCTCCACCGACCAGAGCATCTACCAGGCCTCGTTCAACATGGACCTGACGCCGAAGTCGCGCATCGAGTTCGGCGGCATGTATCAGGAATACGAAGGCAACCAGGTCGCGGGCTGGAACCGCCTGACGCAGGACCTGATCGACGACGGGACCTACATCACCGGCCTGCCGATGTCCCTGGACCTTGATGGTGATGGTCTGATGTCGG
Protein-coding sequences here:
- the uraH gene encoding hydroxyisourate hydrolase, encoding MGKLTTHVLDTASGRPAAALTLELFRLDGGRRSLLRAQTNKDGRADAPLLDAAAFEAGRYELVFDVADYFRAQGTALPEPPFLDEVVLRFGIAEPTQHYHVPLLVSPWSYSTYRGS
- a CDS encoding BMP family ABC transporter substrate-binding protein translates to MNRMKRLGLSLMSLAAGLLVAGSAWAADPLKVAFVYVGPVGDAGWTYAHEQGRLALVEALGDQVDTTYVESVPEGADAERVIRQLAADGNQLIFTTSFGYMTATHKVARMFPKVAFEHATGFKTGRNVGVYEARTYEGAYLLGVLAGSLSKSNKLGYVGSFPIPEVIRNINAFTLGAQSVNPDIKTKVIWVNTWYDPGKERQAAETLIAQGADVMCQNTDSPATLQVAQEKGVYACGWDSDMSRFAPDAQISAAILNWGPFYIETAQSVMDGSWKPADIKGGIANDMIQMAPLLPAIPEDGVAAFEARKAALADGSFAPFQGPLLDQGGKLKVAEDDALSSEALMSMNWYVAGVEGAIPK